A segment of the Pseudobdellovibrionaceae bacterium genome:
ATCTGCATGTGGGAAATTTTAGAGGGGCCGTGTTTTATAACTTCGTTAGAAACTGGCTGGAGCAACTGGGCTATCAGGTCACCTTTGCTTATAACTTCACTGACATTGATGACAAAATCATCAATCGAGCCAAACAAGAAGGTACAACACCTGAACAGATCGTAGAAACTTACATTCAAGCCTTTTGGGACGACTTTAAAAGTTTAAAGTTACGCCCTCACGATATCAATCCTCGCGTGACAGAAAGTTTGGATGCCATCTTTGATGTGATCCAAGGTCTTATCCGTAACGACAAGGCTTATGTTGTCGACGGAGAGGTCTTTTATGCCGTCACAAGCTTTAAAGATTACGGCAAACTGAGCAATCGTAAACTTGATGACCTAGAATCAGGCCACCGCATTGAAGCCGATCCCAAAAAACAAAACCCCTTAGACTTCACCTTGTGGAAGCCCGCCAAAGAGGGCGAAATCTCTTGGTCCTCACCTTGGGGAGAAGGTCGTCCTGGTTGGCACATTGAATGTACCGCTATGATTTTTAAACATTTAGGCGAAAGCATCGACATTCATGGAGGCGGGTTAGACCTTGTGTTCCCTCATCACGAAAATGAAATCGCACAGGCAGAGGGCTGTACACATAAACCTTATGCCAAATATTGGATTCACAATAATATGTTTACCTTTGATGGGGCAAAGATGTCTAAATCCTTAGGCAATATCCGCACCATGAAAAGTTTTTTGGAAGAATACCCAGGAGAAGTTTTTAAATTCTTAACCCTCTCTTCGCATTATCGTTCCCAAACTGAATTTTCACAAAAGACCATCGTCAATAGCATTACGGGCTTGTGTCGTATTTACGAAGCCCTTAAGTCAGCCGCTATTTTTGTCAACTCAAATAAAGGGGGCCAAAGTGGCGAGGAGTCTCAAAAGTTCATTACATCTCTGGAGCACACCCGACAAAGTATCACTGAAAGTTTTAACGATGACTTTAACACTGCCAAAGCGGTCGCCTCTATTTTTGAGCTTGTAAGAACCTATAACAGTGCCTGCCCCGCAGGGTCCAAAATGACACCTGAAAAAGTGCAAATCTCTAAGGACTTTATAGGCTTTATTCACGAAATGGGAACTCTACTTAGTCTCTTTCAGGAGCCTGCAGAAGAGTTTCTAAAAAACATGGACCTTATTTTAGCGCAAAAACTTAAACTTGATGTGCACGAAATCCAAGATTTACTTACCAAACGTGTGGAACTTAAAAAAGCAAAGAACTTTACTGAAGCCGATAAATTGCGAGACGATTTAAATCAAAAAGGCATTCTGATCCGAGATGGTGTGGATGGCAGCACTTGGGAGATCAACAAACAGATGTTTCTAGAGCTTTATAATAAGTTATAATAACGAGTTCAACACTTCAAAAACATTTTGTGAACAATGATCTTGAGGAACATGGGCGCAGTCTTTAAGTTCCGTAATGCCTTTAGCACCTATCAGGGATTGGTACTTTTGATAATGATTCATCCCCAAAAATTCGTCCTGCATGCCCCAGACTAAACGTGTCTTGTCTTTGATTTTTTCTACAATGCCATCAATGAACTGATCCCCGATCAGTTGGGCTTTGATCATGGCCTCTACAGGAAAGTGGCGCAAACGCTCAGAAGCGTGCCTTGCGACAAACCAGGGTAAGGTCTGAGTTTTTTCTCCAATAGCATGAGAAAGCCTATAGGTCTCCATCACTGTTTCAGGCGAAGGAGACACTAACCCTTGTACGGCATGGTCATAAGGTAAATTTAATCCCGCAGGATTTAACAGAATATTTTGACTATAACGTTCTGGTTTTTGAGCCACCATCCAAGAGGTGATCCATCCACCAAAACTATTGCCCACAAGCACCACCTTACGGTCGCCACAAGATTGATTCACAAATTCATGCAACCGCTTGGCAAGGTGACGAACTTGGTATCCAGCCGCATCTTGAAGAGGCGGGCTGGCTCCTGCTCCTGGTAAATCTATCGCTACCATTTTTGACGGCACATGCAGCTTGGTTTGCATCGCCATGATCTTGTGCCAAGTGTAAGACTGATCCCCAAGCCCATGAACCATAAAGACGCACACACAAGGCTGTTGTCCTGAGCATGTGTCTCTTTCAAAATATCCTAGGTCATCAAGGGTTTTGTATCTGTAGCCATCAAACCACGTCAGCACAAAATAGTTCTTATAATCCACAAAAGCCAACGGCTGCCACACAAAGGCCGCAGCAAAAAGAAAGAAGGCACAAATAATAAAAAGGATTCCTACACGCGTTTTCATAGCTTACCGACCCCTGATATTGAAACACAAAGGCTTACAAATCAAGTGCTGAAAACAAAACCAAGCCCTAAGCTTGGATTTGTGCTATAAATTACAAACTAAAACATATAGAACGCAAGGGCCGTCACATTGATATTGTCACGATCCACTTTAAGCAGATCACCAAAATCTTGTTTAGGCACACGGTGGCTGACAGAAAGAATCATATTCCCAATGTTACCTACACTAAATCGCATCTGTGGACCAATGGCATATTCAGTCTCTGTATCTTTAAAACGATTTTGCAAAGGTGCTTGATAATAAACATCACTTCTAGCATAGAACTGCATTCCTAAACCAAAATCGTAAGAAAATTTATACCAAAGATCTAAACGGTTATCTACGCGCCACTGTCTGGTATTGGTGAGCACGTTTAATCTCTCCCCGACTTCTTCGTTCAAAGGAACATCTGTATAATATGTCGTTTTAGACTGGATATAATAATTCACATTACTGACCCAATTCAGCTCTAACTTTTGAGTTAAGTTTTTAGAAAGAATAAAATCGTTTCGCAAACGCATGATACGATTTTCCAAAAGACTTTGTTGGCCTACAGGAATATACACACGACCTTCCCAATACACTTGGATGTCACCAGGTAAAAGAATCAAGTTACTATCTACTAAACTGACAATAGGATCTTCAAAAAAAGCGTCTGCTTTATGATAAGCGGGAGCTTTATCTTCGTATTGTGACCATCCTGCACTAGAAATGATAAATGGAATACGGAGTGTGATCTTTTGCCCTTGTCCCAGTCTATAGTTTAAATTTACAAAACTGTATGTCGAAACTTGGCCTCCACCTACGTCCCACATACGCATCTCGTAGTCGGCTCTGGTGAAACCTGAAAACCAATAAGGGCTATAAAGGTTTGTGACCTTCTCTTGAACAGAAAAGGACTGTCCCCAGGCTGAAAACCCAAAGGCTAAGGCATTCACACACAACACTAAATTCAAAAACATACGACGTAACATTAACGGACTAAACACGGACACCCCAATCCCCTCGCTAATAGACTTCCCCTAGCGGCTGAACATTTTGTGCAAGTTCAACGTAAGCATCATCCTCAAAAAAAAATGGGATTTCAAGACTTTGTTATGATTTTAACAAAAGTCTGAAAAATCCCACGCCACAGCATTTTGAGGCTTTGTCTTGGATACAAAACGAGGTATAAGAACATACATAAAGGGTAAGGGGAACTCATGAAAAATCATTCTATCTTAAAGCATCTTTTATTAGCATTCGCACTTGGTGTTTCGACTCAAGTCGCTGCCAAAAATACAGCCACACCAGCTAAGACTCAATCAGTTGAATCTGACAGCCATTCTACTGTGAGCAAAGAAAAAGCCACACCCAAGGCGTCTAAGTCTACGGTGACAGTGAAGGATAAAAAGGCAGCAGCTCTCGCTCCTGAGCGTCTTAGTATTATGAGCTTTAACGTGGAGAACCTCTTTGACACCATTGATGACCCCACCAAAGAAGATGAAACCTACTTGCCTAAAAAGCTGAAGAAAAATAACCCTGAAATTGCCATGCGTTGTCAACGTTTACGTCGCGACTACTGGCGTGAACAGTGTCTAAAAACAGATTGGACAGAGCGTCGCTTAAAACGCAAGATGCACAGACTGGCCGATGTCATTCGCAAAGCTAACAACAAAAAAGGTCCCGATGTTTTAATTATGCCTGAGATTGAAAACCTTGGAATTTTAGAGCGTTTCCGTAAAGAGTATCTGAGCGATCTTTACCCCGAAAAGGCCATCTTAATTGAAGGTCCTGATACCAGAGGGATTGATGTTGGCATTTTAACCCGACTGAAACTTAAATCTGAACCTACACTTCATCAAATGAAATTTGTTGCCAACGAAATCATTAAAGAAGAGGACATCCGACCCACGCGTGGAATTTTAGAAACAGAACTACTTCTACCCACTGGTGAATCCTTGTTTGTTTTTGGCGTGCACTTTCCTTCTCAAGGAGCACCCACAGAACATCGTCGTCAAGCTTTAGCCCAATTAGTGGAGCTGATGAAATCTAAACCTCAAGACAGCTACATCGTGGCTGGAGGAGACTTTAATATCACTCGTGAAGAGGACGCAGACCACAAGTACTTTGTAAATGTACACGAAAGCGGAATGCAGGTTTCACATTTTGTGGGATGTAAAGGATGTCGCGGCACTCATTACTTCCACCCAAAAAGAAGTTGGTCTTTCTTGGATGCTTTAATCTTTGCAGGACGCTTCACCGATGCCAGCTCACCATGGCAATTTGAAAAAGAGAGCGTGCAAGTGTTTAACAAAAGTATCTATCAGGTCAACCGCTTTGGTTCACCTGCCCGTTTTGGTTTGGGCAACACCAAAGAAGGCGTTTCAGATCACTGGCCTATTATGGCAGACATCACTTATAAAAAGCCTATTCCTAAACCTCAGCTCATTTTAGGTGACTCAAGTGCTGTGCAATTAAAAGAAATCACAAGCTCTTCAGCTCTAGATAAAAATAACTCTGTACTTACAGATAGCAAAAAGAAAGTGATTCCGTTAAATAAAGCCGCAAAGCCTGAGTCGTCACCATCTTTAAAAAAAGCACTCTAATCTACCGTATGAGCGTCGGACTTCTTCTGTGGTTTTTTTTGCGGGCTTGGTGAAGGAGCGGTGGTGGGAGATGTCGTCCCCGTGTGATGGACGGTCTGTGAAGCAGGACAGATCACCTCTGAGTCAGGTGTACGAGAACATCCCAAGGCTTCTGCCACAGTAGGATTATTTAAAATAAGGTCCACCCTTCGTCTGTCAGAAGGATGGTCAGAACCACTAATGGAAGGGGCTCCCGAAATCTCCTCAGCACAAGCCTCGTCTAAATTATAAATCAGATACTCGTAACCTGGAGGGGCAGCGACTACACCTTCAGGCAAAGGCCTGTCTGGACTGGGCCGAGGAGGCGGATCTTTTTTAATAGTCTGTTCTAAGACTTGAGCCGCAAACCAATCACAAAAGATTTCATTACCCTGGCTAAACTCACAGGCCTGCGACTCACTTCTGACTGCACCATTTTGTGAAAGATACTCTCCTTGTCTGGTGTGAAAGTTTCCTAAACCTCGATTTAAAGGATGTCCTGTTCTTCCCTCACCTTGGTTGATTAAACAGTTATAGGTGTCACGAAAGGGATTTTGATCAATACTAAACGGGGCGCCCACAACTTCTGAACCCATCAATTGAGACTCTGAACCTGGCGGAAGCCTTATGCCAAAGAGATTGCCAGGATTATTTTGCCCTCGGTCTCTGGCTAACTGTGCAAACTCCTCTGAAGCCCTAAGCATTGTCGTGTTAGAACGACAAGGGTCAAAAGCATGAGCAAATTCGTGAGCCAAAGTTCTCTGTACGGCACCCGCAGGAAAGTAATTCATCTTAGGTCCAAGTTCGATAAAACCTTGTGCCGTGTTATTACGCCCTCCTTGGCCACGACCAGGACCACATAAAGAACCAGGTTGTCCGCTTGAGTTTTGAGATAAATAGTAAGCATTGACTCTTCCGATCACGGACTGCATTTCTGGGCTTAACTGTGAATCACTTTGTCCTTGCCTTAAGACCTCCAAAGCATTGGTCTTGACTTGATTAAATATAGCTTGGGTCTGCTGAGGTGTTCTTAGATACTCTGATCTTTGATCTGTATCCATAGACAAAGCCACGTGACGGTTTTGATTCTGATCTGAGGCTCGTAACAGTCGTAAAAGCCGATCTTTATCTATGCCCTCTTGCGATTCCATATAGTTAATAATCTGTGTCACAGAAACAGACTTAGCCTTTGCCCCTTCTTTATTCGGCGGCCAGGGTACAGACACCTTAGCTTCATTAGGATAAGTCAGATCACCCAAATTATTAAGCCCTAGTTCTGCCAGTCTTTGCTTAAAACTTGTAGACATCGCAGAACTGGGCAAGGAAGAAAGATAATCTCTTAACTCGACTTGTGACTCTTCTACTTTACCCATCGCCTCTTCGGCTTGCGCTGAAAACACTGCCGATAAGGTGCACGCAGGGACCTTTTCTCCATTAGCGAGTTGAATGATGTCTGTGGGTTTTAAGTTTTTAAAAAATTCACATTGATGGGTCACAGATTTAAAATCACATTTGGCTTGGACTTCAAAAACAAATCCTAAACCTATAACACCGATGAATACCAAATCTTTAAAGGAGATCATGGCGAGTCACTCCATAAAGTTTTTTATTCATTCCCGAAACAAGACCTCGTAGATTTTTTTGTGAGGCCGCAGACAAATGCGACCAACACACTGGTTTAGGGCTCAGTTCCGAAGATCTTTGGTAGGCCATCTGCTGGTGACAAGCGTCTTCGCTGGCTGTTCCTCGTTTTTTAGATTTAGAGACCAAAAAATTTTTATCCAAAGCTTTTTTATATTGTTCATATTGTTTTTTTGAAATGAGTACAGAACCATAAGTCTGCTTACCACGAACAAAAGATAAAAAGTATTCAGGTTTATTTTTAATTGTTCTTTCTTTAAGGACAAAGGCCTGCTCGCCTTGAACATCAAAATACAAAGCGATTCGATTTTTGGAATTTGGTATTTCAGTATTTTTTTGGCTCTTAGAGGCACCACTAACTTGAGCCTCCACCCCATGGGCTTGGGCCATCACCAAAATAACAACGAGTGAAGTTATAAAAAAAGAGAGTGGTTTAAAAACGCTCACTCTCTAAATATAACTCAATTCTTAGTTGTGCGCCCCAGACCTAGGTCGCAACTTAATTTCTAATAAAAATAACCGTAACAAGCTGATCCATAGTCACAGTTTTGCCCCAAAGCTGTGATAAAGCTGTGGCAAGTGTTGTGATATCTGCATAGCCCAGTTGTTTTAAGTCTTCGGCTGTCATTTCAGCAAGGGTCTTTTGCTCTACACGGGTCAGTCTGACTCTTTGATCTAAAACGGTCACGCCCGTTTCAATATGTGTCAGGGTCACAACAGAACCCACGGCCCAACAAGGAGTTTGCGATAACACATAAGCCTTCTTGTAAGATGACGTTGCAAAGGCCGCTTCATCTTGGGCGTTTACAAATAGCATGGGATTTACACTTTGCTGACATGAACTTAAAACATGCCCAGGACGCGAAGCCACGGCCCCTTCTACAACCACAGGAACATCTAAATTGTTTTCATCTACCACTTCACTGGCAAGAGCTGCGTTGTAAGGGACATACTCAAATACAGTCACGTGCACCCACTCTTCTGAACCAATATATGTCACCACATCTGATTGAGATTGGGCAGTGGCAGCAATGATCTCTGGTGTGAGGTCAGAAGCTCGCATCACAAAGACTTCCTTGATCAGAACTTGGCCCTCGTAAACCGTGCCATCACTAGAATGAATGTTTAAAATGTCTGTCGGCTGGTAGCAGTTGTTTTTACCTTTAGTGATCGCCATGGTTCTTTTTCCAGCGATCATTTCTGAATCCAGTTTTCTAAAACTTCTAAAGTCCGTCCAAGCTCTGTTCGACGTGCAAGTGCTTAAAAGCGCTTTGCGATTCACATACTCTGCCACTTGAATGTCGGCGTTCACACTTTCTACTCTTTGTATAAATGTGGAGTGTGTTGCTGGGTTAGTATTACTGACTGCTGGTCCTGGAGTGACACTAGGAGGTGTCGTCCCCTCGGCAGGCTCCTCACCTTCTGGTCCTGCAGGTATAACACTTGGAGGAACTGTCACCACAGCGGGATTAGGCTCCGCACCCTCTTCTGGCGCTACAGGAGTCGCTGCATTTAAGAATTGCGCTTCTTGAGTTGCCGTACCTCTTAAGTACTTAAACACTAGGTAGCTCAATTGCGTCTCTCCTGGCTTTAAGTATCTTTGTAAGCCTTCACGATCAAACCCTGCTTGTGCTAAAAGTTCGTCTGTTAAATCCTCAACATTAAAAATATAAATTCCTGTAACAACGGCTTCACCAAAGTGACTTCCATCACCCGCTTGCAGACTGCCAATAAGAATGCGCATGCCTACTGTATGACAGTTACGGGCGCGGTTGATGTCGGCAACACGCTCTCCAGTATAAATGTTTGAATACAGTGCTTTGTAGTCTTGGTCAGAAAGATTTCTGTCATACACACGAATGTCAGTCCAACCCCCTCTAGAGCATGTGGATAGACTTGCACCGATCTTTTCTACAGCCTCTACACTGTTCTCAACGATTAAGTCTTTGGATGGAGAATCAAGCCCTTCAAGGGAAGTCACTAAACTTCCTACCTGTCCTTCAGGCACACCGTTAGGCACCACCACATCAGCACTTAAAAATCGCTCTTCTGCAGGGGCAGAACCTTCTACATACTTAAACACAAGAATGCTCGCCGTCTGTGACTCTCTTAAAATAGAATCTAACGCAAAGTCATTGATATCCAAAGCGGCTTTCATCTCTTCTGTGATTTCACTACGGTCAATAAGCATTAACTTCGTCACCACAGCATGGCCATAGTTACTGCCCGTACCATCACTCACACTGGAAATCAGTACACGTCGGCCCACTTTATGGCAGTTGTTCGCAGCCCCTATCGCAGCCACTCTTTGGCCAGAGTAAATAGATTTATACACCACATCTTTTTTGGAACGGTCATGCACTCGGATGTCATCCCATACACCACCAGAACATGTAGAGAGCTGGGCTCCGACCTGATCTTTTACTTCTATATAATTCACTTTGAAATCAAAATTTTTAGAAGGCGATTTTACAGATCTGATGTTGGCCACCATAGATCCGACTTTACCTGCTTCGACGGTGCCATAACGAGGATCCACATCTCGCGGTTGACATCCAGCTAAACCCCACAGAACCAGAAAAATGGCTCCAAGAATGTGTGTGTGTGATCGCTGTGTTTTAATGATTTGTGTTGATGCCCCCACTTATGCCCCCTTAGCTTTTCATGGTCTAGGTTTTTGATCTGACCCCAAGAGCGTCTTAAGTTTTTCACCTAAGATCAAGCTTTGTCTAAGTGCTCAACCAAATCTTAATATTATCTCTGAACTCAGGCTTTAAAATGCGTAGAACTAGGGCTTTATGGGCTTTAAAAGTCACAAATGACCAAGCGCGCCACCTCACTATGACCCAAAGTCAGAGCGCACACCCGATCTCAAAAACGCCTCTTTGTTAAAAGGGATTTGAAGATACTCACCCTTAAGCCACAAAGGTGTTTGGTCGTTAGTGTTGGGACTGCTCAGCCAACCATCTTGCCCACCTAAAAGGATAAAATAATTTTCGTCTTCAGAAGACAAATCCGTCATCCATCTGGCCTGGGCACCATAACTGACAGGAGCTTTGGTTGCACTAAGGGGGTGGGCCGATTTCATCAAAGTTTCATTCCCACCACTATAGGGGCCTTCATAAAATTTAAATTTTTTCCCAATCAGAGGAACACGACTCATGGGATGCGCGAGTGTTAAAGGGTGAAAGTTTCCCCAGCTTTGATATTCATGCAAACGAACTTGTGTCACATTTAAATGCGTGAGCCACGCTTGGGCCTTCACAAACTCCTGATCCTGAGCCAAAGCCTTACCTAAATCTTCACGCCACTTTGTAGACCGAGTATAAAATTGGTAGAGCTCCTTCTCGGCTTCTGGTGAAGCTTGTAAATGTTTTTTAATCTTATCCCAGTAAGCCTCCATAAGCCTTGCGCTGAGAACTTCAAACACTAAGGCTCCTTGAGATTCTTGTTCATAGTAGCCATTCCACTCTTTAAGAGTCTTATACACAGGGTGAAGTAAAATCGCTTCCTCTTGATCCTCTAGTACTTTTAACAGCACTTCCGTTAGATCTTTTGCAGATGGGGAAAATGTGTCTAGCTGCACCTCGCGCACTTGGGACAAATTCACTTTAGGTGTTTGTGACAACACCTGAGTCATCCGAGACACTCTGTCATTCGGAGCGTGAAACAAAGATATGGGCAGCGAACCTTGATGCTTAAGAGCCTCGTTAGCACTGACCACAAAGCCTGATGAAGGGTTATAAACCTGCGGCAAGCTTGTGACGTTTTTAAATGTTTTATGCTTTATAGACTCAGGTAATGGGATTTTAAATTCTTGTTCTAACTGCAACTGCCTAAACGCCGACAGTCGCCCTACATTTCCCTTCTTATCGGCATACACAAAGTTTTGCCCTGAAGCGGCGTAAGTGACAAAGGCCTGCTCAAACTCTTTCCAGTTTGTGGCTTGATTGATTTTAAAAAATGACAGCACTTCATCAGAATCTTCCATGCCTACCCAGTACAAAGATAAAGCTTTGGGATAAGAAAACAGTGGAACATCGGTCACAATGGGTAGGCCCTTCACCTCTCGAAGAGTGACCTTTTGATCTCGGCCCCAACGCACTTTAATATGTTCTTCTCTGTGGGTGGCGGTCTTTAAATCGTCTTCAGACACTTCACTTAAGTGTGAACTGATCCCCCACATATTGGTTCCACCCCAGGCGATGTGAGCATTCCGACCGACTGCGGGTAAAGGAAATGTAGGCATCATAAATCCCATAGTTTTAAAACTCGGGGATTCAAGCACCATAAAGAGCCACATATTGGGAATCATGATCCCAAGATGAGGATCGTTAGATAAAATGGCCGCATCTCCAGTTTTTGATTTTCCTACAGCAAAGGCGTTACTTCCTGATCGAGTGTAGGCCTCGGTCAAAGTTTGCAATAAGAGCCTATCTTGATCCACACCAGAAGACTGAGTGGCTTGAGTTTTATTTTTGAAATCAAAAGGCGGCGATGAGTCCATCTCTTCTGAACCCAAAGACTTTGAAGGGACCACTGCCGCGCTTGAACTTTTGGACTTTAAATCTTGCAAGAGCAACTGGATGAAGGAGTCTTCACCTCTCCAAGAGTCCCAGAGCTTTTGATAGTAAGGCCTTTGTGCAAAATTCAGCACTTGCGCGAACATGATCCAGTTGACATCAATAGAGATAAATTTATGTATGGTGGCGAGATCACTGGCGGTCCATGAAGTAGGTGCAATGCCTGATAATTTTAAGTCTATGGCTCTTTGTGGATTTTGTTCCACGTAGTCATTCATCCCTCGCGCCATTTGTTCTAAAGCATTTTTAGTCTCTTCAGACACATGCTCCCAATTTTTTTGAGCGATCTTGGGAAAGTTAAGTGCACGTAAAAAGTAATCTATATTTTTGGTGGACCCACCCAACATTTCAGAGACTCGGCCTTGCGAGATCATTCTTAAAAACTCAAGTTGTGAGCGGCGCAAGTGCATTTGCAAAACACCGACTGTGTAAAACAAATCCGCATCTGTTTGGGCTGCCACTCGTGGTACACCGTAAGAGTTCCACACTACGTCCACAGGCTGCTGTGTATTGAGCCGCGTATTTTGAAATTGCGCTCTTCTATGCTCTAAAGATGTGTCCTTCGGACCAAGCGCGCAGCCTGACACCCACAAAGACAGCACAAGTAATTTTTTAATCATAAGTTCTTATTTACAAAATCTGTCACATAAAATCTAAGGGCTTTGTTCCCCTTAGGGTTTACAATATCTCCTGCCAACACGTGACGATCCCATTCAGGCTCAGAGATCAGAAGTTTCACTTTAGGTTTGATTTTATTGTAAAAGCTTTTGATCTGAGACACATCTAGGACCTCATCATCAGGAGAATACGCGATAAGCGTGGGAGTGTGCAACTGGGAGTAGTCTTGTTTTTTTAATGCCAATGTGACACGCATGAACTCTTGCAATGCGATAGCAGGATGTTTGGTGGTCCAGAAATAACCATGCGCTTTATTTTCTGCGGGGAATTCTCTATATGTGCCAAACATCATCTTGATGATAAATTTCCCCAAGCCCCCAGCAAGTAAAAATGCGGCTTTGTCTTTAATTCCAAAATTCGGTGACACCAAAACCAAAGCATCTGGAGGTTTCGGTGCATTGAGAGTCACAAGTGTTGCTAGAGTTCCGCCAAAACTTGTTCCCATCAATATGGTTTTGTTCCCCATCATTTGCGCCACAGTGAGGCACTCCATGGCATCATCAATCCAGTTTTGACCTTGCACTCGTTCCATAAAGTTGGGGTCTCTTAAGCCATGACCTGAAAGTCGTGTGACAAAAAGATTGGCCCGTAAGTCTTTGGCAATATTTGTAACCACAGGCTGAAGTTCCATGGGGCTTGCCGTAAAACCATGAATGTAACAGATCGACCATTCCGTCACCTTCTTAGAGCGTAGAAGTT
Coding sequences within it:
- the cysS gene encoding cysteine--tRNA ligase produces the protein MSLIIHNTLTNQRETFVPHTPGQVKMYCCGPTVYDYLHVGNFRGAVFYNFVRNWLEQLGYQVTFAYNFTDIDDKIINRAKQEGTTPEQIVETYIQAFWDDFKSLKLRPHDINPRVTESLDAIFDVIQGLIRNDKAYVVDGEVFYAVTSFKDYGKLSNRKLDDLESGHRIEADPKKQNPLDFTLWKPAKEGEISWSSPWGEGRPGWHIECTAMIFKHLGESIDIHGGGLDLVFPHHENEIAQAEGCTHKPYAKYWIHNNMFTFDGAKMSKSLGNIRTMKSFLEEYPGEVFKFLTLSSHYRSQTEFSQKTIVNSITGLCRIYEALKSAAIFVNSNKGGQSGEESQKFITSLEHTRQSITESFNDDFNTAKAVASIFELVRTYNSACPAGSKMTPEKVQISKDFIGFIHEMGTLLSLFQEPAEEFLKNMDLILAQKLKLDVHEIQDLLTKRVELKKAKNFTEADKLRDDLNQKGILIRDGVDGSTWEINKQMFLELYNKL
- a CDS encoding alpha/beta hydrolase; this encodes MKTRVGILFIICAFFLFAAAFVWQPLAFVDYKNYFVLTWFDGYRYKTLDDLGYFERDTCSGQQPCVCVFMVHGLGDQSYTWHKIMAMQTKLHVPSKMVAIDLPGAGASPPLQDAAGYQVRHLAKRLHEFVNQSCGDRKVVLVGNSFGGWITSWMVAQKPERYSQNILLNPAGLNLPYDHAVQGLVSPSPETVMETYRLSHAIGEKTQTLPWFVARHASERLRHFPVEAMIKAQLIGDQFIDGIVEKIKDKTRLVWGMQDEFLGMNHYQKYQSLIGAKGITELKDCAHVPQDHCSQNVFEVLNSLL
- a CDS encoding penicillin acylase family protein; amino-acid sequence: MIKKLLVLSLWVSGCALGPKDTSLEHRRAQFQNTRLNTQQPVDVVWNSYGVPRVAAQTDADLFYTVGVLQMHLRRSQLEFLRMISQGRVSEMLGGSTKNIDYFLRALNFPKIAQKNWEHVSEETKNALEQMARGMNDYVEQNPQRAIDLKLSGIAPTSWTASDLATIHKFISIDVNWIMFAQVLNFAQRPYYQKLWDSWRGEDSFIQLLLQDLKSKSSSAAVVPSKSLGSEEMDSSPPFDFKNKTQATQSSGVDQDRLLLQTLTEAYTRSGSNAFAVGKSKTGDAAILSNDPHLGIMIPNMWLFMVLESPSFKTMGFMMPTFPLPAVGRNAHIAWGGTNMWGISSHLSEVSEDDLKTATHREEHIKVRWGRDQKVTLREVKGLPIVTDVPLFSYPKALSLYWVGMEDSDEVLSFFKINQATNWKEFEQAFVTYAASGQNFVYADKKGNVGRLSAFRQLQLEQEFKIPLPESIKHKTFKNVTSLPQVYNPSSGFVVSANEALKHQGSLPISLFHAPNDRVSRMTQVLSQTPKVNLSQVREVQLDTFSPSAKDLTEVLLKVLEDQEEAILLHPVYKTLKEWNGYYEQESQGALVFEVLSARLMEAYWDKIKKHLQASPEAEKELYQFYTRSTKWREDLGKALAQDQEFVKAQAWLTHLNVTQVRLHEYQSWGNFHPLTLAHPMSRVPLIGKKFKFYEGPYSGGNETLMKSAHPLSATKAPVSYGAQARWMTDLSSEDENYFILLGGQDGWLSSPNTNDQTPLWLKGEYLQIPFNKEAFLRSGVRSDFGS
- a CDS encoding lysophospholipase, which codes for MRRKLSLAVFAVLVLVGTYGVVTPFLGSDYIYLPPVEKQMNEMARENPAMLNLVKKRNEKQLLRSKKVTEWSICYIHGFTASPMELQPVVTNIAKDLRANLFVTRLSGHGLRDPNFMERVQGQNWIDDAMECLTVAQMMGNKTILMGTSFGGTLATLVTLNAPKPPDALVLVSPNFGIKDKAAFLLAGGLGKFIIKMMFGTYREFPAENKAHGYFWTTKHPAIALQEFMRVTLALKKQDYSQLHTPTLIAYSPDDEVLDVSQIKSFYNKIKPKVKLLISEPEWDRHVLAGDIVNPKGNKALRFYVTDFVNKNL